In Dissulfurirhabdus thermomarina, one genomic interval encodes:
- a CDS encoding ABC-F family ATP-binding cassette domain-containing protein yields the protein MLDVQGISFRAGDRWLLRDVTFTVRPGERAGLVGPNGAGKTTLLRILAGEVEPEAGRVLRPAGVRLGYLAQEVAAGSRRTVWEAAAAAFEDLRRAASELQRVHAALEGAGPEERAALVRRQGVLSARLEAAGYYRVEAEVGRVLSGLGFREADFHRPLSEFSGGWLMRAELARLLLTRPGFLLLDEPTNHLDLDSLLWLEDWLAGQGCGLVAVSHDQAFLDRVAGKILELEAGRIVVYPGNFSAWIEARRRRAEQAEAARRAHEARVRETERFVERFRAKATKARQVQSRIRMLERMGEGPEAPPAEGPAVRFRFPAAARCARRVLEAEGLEKRYGGRQILGGVDLYVDRGDRVAVVGPNGAGKSTLLRLLAGLESPDAGRVRLGAGVAPACFAQHQVLALDGGATVLGAVADVADRHPPQVVRDLLGAFLFRGDDVEKRVSVLSGGEKSRLALVRLLLSPANLLLLDEPTNHLDIPSKAVLKAALAGWDGTFVVVSHDRAFLDGLVTRVWDVRGGRVDELPGGLAEAVTRGRAAAPGPAGPGKAAAAGNRKALRRAAAEARRALARRAAPLRGRVAELEALIQAAEAEKAGLEARLADPGLYRDGAAAREAQRAYDAVRRRLEGHYRDWESAMEALEALEAEAG from the coding sequence ATGCTGGACGTCCAGGGCATCTCCTTCCGCGCGGGGGACCGCTGGCTCCTCCGGGACGTCACCTTCACGGTGCGCCCCGGGGAGCGCGCCGGCCTCGTGGGCCCCAACGGGGCCGGCAAGACCACCCTCCTCCGGATCCTGGCGGGCGAGGTCGAGCCGGAGGCGGGGCGGGTCCTCCGGCCCGCTGGCGTCCGCCTGGGCTATCTCGCCCAGGAGGTGGCGGCAGGCTCGCGCCGGACGGTGTGGGAGGCCGCTGCGGCCGCCTTCGAGGACCTGCGGCGGGCGGCCTCGGAGCTCCAGCGCGTCCACGCCGCCCTTGAGGGGGCGGGGCCGGAGGAGCGGGCGGCGCTCGTCCGCCGGCAGGGGGTGCTTTCGGCCCGGCTCGAGGCCGCGGGCTACTACCGGGTGGAGGCCGAGGTGGGGCGGGTGCTCTCCGGCCTGGGGTTCCGGGAGGCGGACTTCCACCGGCCCCTCTCGGAGTTCAGCGGGGGCTGGCTCATGCGGGCCGAGCTCGCCCGCCTCCTCCTCACCCGGCCCGGGTTCCTCCTCCTCGACGAGCCCACCAACCACCTCGACCTCGACTCCCTCCTCTGGCTGGAAGACTGGCTGGCGGGCCAGGGGTGCGGGCTGGTGGCGGTCTCCCACGACCAGGCCTTCCTCGACCGGGTGGCCGGAAAGATCCTGGAACTCGAGGCGGGGCGCATCGTCGTCTATCCCGGCAACTTCTCCGCCTGGATCGAGGCCCGCCGCCGCCGGGCCGAGCAGGCCGAGGCCGCCCGCCGGGCCCACGAGGCCCGGGTCCGGGAGACGGAACGCTTCGTGGAGCGGTTCCGGGCCAAGGCCACCAAGGCGCGCCAGGTCCAGAGCCGGATCCGGATGCTGGAGCGGATGGGGGAGGGGCCCGAGGCCCCGCCGGCCGAGGGGCCGGCCGTGCGCTTCCGCTTTCCGGCGGCCGCCCGGTGCGCGCGGCGGGTCCTCGAGGCCGAGGGCCTGGAAAAGCGCTACGGCGGCCGGCAGATCCTCGGCGGCGTGGACCTCTACGTGGACCGGGGGGACCGGGTGGCCGTGGTGGGCCCCAACGGCGCGGGGAAATCCACGCTGCTCCGGCTCCTGGCCGGCCTCGAATCCCCGGACGCCGGCCGTGTCCGGCTCGGCGCCGGGGTCGCGCCCGCCTGCTTCGCCCAGCACCAGGTCCTGGCCCTGGACGGCGGGGCCACGGTGCTCGGGGCCGTCGCGGACGTCGCGGATCGGCACCCGCCGCAGGTGGTCCGGGACCTCCTCGGGGCCTTCCTGTTCCGGGGAGACGACGTGGAGAAGCGGGTCTCGGTCCTCTCCGGCGGGGAGAAGAGCCGCCTCGCCCTGGTGCGGCTCCTCCTCTCCCCGGCCAACCTGCTCCTCCTCGACGAACCCACCAACCACCTCGACATCCCGTCCAAGGCGGTGCTCAAGGCGGCGCTGGCCGGCTGGGACGGGACCTTCGTGGTGGTCTCCCACGACCGGGCCTTCCTCGACGGGCTCGTGACCCGGGTCTGGGACGTCCGCGGGGGCCGGGTGGACGAGCTCCCCGGCGGGTTGGCCGAGGCGGTGACCCGGGGCCGGGCGGCGGCCCCGGGCCCTGCCGGTCCCGGAAAGGCCGCGGCGGCCGGCAACCGGAAGGCGCTGCGCCGGGCGGCGGCGGAGGCGCGGCGGGCGCTGGCCCGGCGGGCCGCCCCCCTCCGGGGTCGGGTGGCGGAGCTGGAGGC